A region from the Molothrus aeneus isolate 106 chromosome 17, BPBGC_Maene_1.0, whole genome shotgun sequence genome encodes:
- the SLC2A10 gene encoding solute carrier family 2, facilitated glucose transporter member 10, which produces MSGHTRQRSVGRDGKVRSAEAPPGSWWDSFPSIPEPARPPVVLPVQERDLQLIQGSQGKMLDVFLPEVSSRALLVLLLSGTVSLLGGLIFGYELGIISGALLQLQADFQLSCFEQEVLVSAVLIGALVASLAGGILIDRHGRRRAILVSNLVLLVGSLILTLARSLTMLAIGRVTVGFAISVSSMACCIYVSEMVAARQRGLLVSLYEAGITVGLLLSYALNYVFADVDEGWRYMFGLAIAPAAMQFLSILFLPVNPVKLSSWDSDCQKGLIPLQDTEDRAAAKREPCQEKHYSFLDLFRTRDNMRRRTLVGLGLVLFQQFTGQPNVLGYASKIFHSVGFQSNSSAILASVGLGAIKVVATLVAMALADRAGRRVLLMAGCVVMAMSVTTLGLTSRMAPLAMARDCRAATGPNASQSLSQHPLTPPVLRQAAVSPVPPASGAARSQAGLGFAATRSLTEVFGSTQSKEVVPNPSLTQKRDLAGQSRKGALQSTGPPPSAAPWEQHTVLNWITLLSMMAFVSAFSIGFGPMTWLVLSEIYPAGIRGRAFAFCNSFNWAANLLISLTFLDLIDAIGFSWMFLLYGLMGVMAVVFIYLFVPETKGQSLEEIEQQLSRKRVWEANVLKQRRGRGASCTHALYQRVEHSSSS; this is translated from the exons ATGTCCGGCCATACTCGGCAGCGCTCGGTGGGCCGTGACGGAAAGGTACGAAGTGCCGAAGCGCCGCCCGGCT CATGGTGGGACTCGTTCCCGAGCATCCCCGAGCCGGCGCGCCCTCCCGTGGTTTTGCCGGTGCAGGAGCGAGACTTGCAGCTGATCCAAGGCTCGCAAGGAAAGATGTTGGATGTGTTTCTTCCCGAGGTGTCAA GTCGTGCACTGCTGGTCCTCCTCTTGTCAGGAACAGTGTCTCTCCTGGGCGGGCTGATATTTGGATACGAGCTGGGGATAATCTCtggagcactgctgcagctgcaggcagactTTCAGCTCAGCTGCTTCGAGCAAGAAGTTCTGGTGAGCGCCGTCCTCATCGGAGCCCTCGTCGCCTCCCTGGCTGGGGGCATCCTCATCGACCGCCACGGCCGCAGGAGAGCAATCCTGGTCAGCaacctggtgctgctggtgggcaGCCTCATCCTCACTCTGGCCAGGTCACTCACCATGCTGGCCATTGGGAGAGTGACCGTGGGCTTTGCCATCTCTGTCTCATCCATGGCCTGCTGCATCTACGTCTCAGAAATGGTGGCTGCTCGCCAGCGAGGGCTGCTGGTGTCTCTCTACGAGGCGGGAATCACCGTGGGCCTCCTGCTGTCCTATGCACTGAATTATGTCTTTGCAGACGTGGATGAGGGGTGGAGGTACATGTTTGGACTGGCCATTGCCCCGGCAGCCATGCAGTTCCTCAGCATCCTCTTTCTCCCAGTGAACCCAGTTAAATTAAGCTCGTGGGACTCAGACTGCCAGAAGGGCCTCATCCCATTGCAGGACACagaggacagagcagcagccaagcGGGAGCCCTGTCAGGAGAAGCATTACTCGTTTCTTGATCTTTTTAGGACCAGAGACAACATGAGGAGGCGGACTCTGGTGggcctggggctggtgctgtTCCAGCAGTTCACTGGGCAGCCCAATGTGCTGGGCTATGCCTCCAAAATCTTCCACTCGGTGGGGTTCCAGAGCAACTCCTCGGCCATCCTGGCCTCAGTTGGGCTGGGAGCAATCAAGGTGGTGGCCACGCTGGTGGCCATGGCCTTGGCagacagggcaggcaggagggtgcTGCTCATGGCTGGCTGTGTGGTGATGGCCATGTCTGTCACCACCCTGGGCCTCACCAGCCGCATGGCTCCGctggccatggccagggactgcagggcagccacaggcccCAATGCATCCCAGAGCCTCAGCCAGCACCCCCTGACCCCACCTGTGCTCCGCCAGGctgctgtgtcacctgtcccacctgCGTCAGGTGCTGCCAGAAGTCAGGCAGGCCTTGGTTTTGCTGCCACAAGGAGCCTCACGGAAGTTTTTGGCAGCACTCAAAGCAAAGAGGTTGTTCCTAATCCTTCCCTCACTCAGAAAAGGGACTTGGCAGGTCAGTCCAGGAAAGGAGCACTGCAAAGCACCGGcccccctcccagtgctgctccctgggaacAACACACGGTCTTAAATTGGATTACACTGCTGAGCATGATGGCTTTTGTGAGTGCCTTCTCAATTGGATTTGGGCCAA TGACCTGGCTGGTCCTGAGTGAGATTTACCCTGCTGGGATAAGAGGAAGAGCCTTTGCCTTCTGCAACAGCTTTAACTGGGCTGCTAATTTACTGATCAGCCTCACCTTCCTGGACCTTATTG ATGCCATTGGATTCTCCTGGATGTTTCTTCTCTATGGGCTGATGGGAGTGATGGCTGTTGTGTTCATTTACCTTTTTGTGCCTGAAACAAAAGGACAGTCCCTGGAGGAGatagagcagcagctctccaggaaaAG GGTGTGGGAAGCAAATGTGCTCAAGCAGAGACGTGGAAGAGGAGCCAGCTGCACACATGCACTGTACCAGAGAGTGGAGCACTCCAGCAGCTCATGA